TCAGGAACACTGGGAGAAATGGGTTTCGTACTTGAAAAAGGTCTAATTCAAAGATGTCAATGTAACTAATATGATGAAGGTATGACGTGCACTGTAAATGACAGATCTTTTTGTTGTTCTTTTACTTTACTTGTACTTTCTTTGTGTTCCTCAATAAAAACAAATCCCAATATCAAACAATTACTCTGATCAGAATTGGATGGGAGAGGTCAACATTGGAATAATATTCATATCTATTTTCCATGTAGGCTACATAAATAATAAGCCGACAGGTCGAAGTGTAGGTGATATGCACATTGTCTACAGCCTCATGTCCAAACCCATGCTGACATGAGGGAGGCCCCAGAATAAATATTGAGACTTTTAATTACACAAATATAGGCTGAACGCTTTCATTACAGAAGTCTGTGGGGATTAGGGGAGTTTTGAACTTGAACGAGAAGAGGATGTGAGAGACAATGAGTGAGAGGGAACCAATTAGAAGAAAAGAGGAGTAGATGGAACTAGAGAGGGTGTGCGCTGATGGGACTGCCCACTGTCCGTTTAGTAGTGTTTACCTGTGGTGCTGCTGTAAGTGACTGAGCTGCCTGAATGTTTTCTGGCAGAAGGAGCAGGTGTAGGGCTTGGCTCCGCTGTGGATGCGGATGTGCTGGGCCAGGTAGCTGGAGTTGGCGAACGATTTGGAGCAGTGGGGACACTTGTGCGGTTTGCCCTCAGTGTGGTTTCTAACAAggggatggggagatggagagagagagaaaaagagagagagagagattgataacGTATCAAATCAGCGACGAATGATCCAGAGATCAAATCATAATCAAATCACCCCAAATCAAGTTTAGCGCAGTTTGATTGACAGTGTGCACTTTTTGGTTGTTGCTGTGTCTGAGTTGCGAAACACAGTAGGAAAACAGACAGCAGGCACagtccccctttcctttctctctctttctctctctctcgctcggtctctgCACCTATGGTGTGCTGCTGATGTTCTGTGGTCATTCTACAGAGGCCTACCGCTAAGGAATGTGAGTGAAGGCAAGCTCTCGCGTCTTTATCTTGACACCTAATGCGAAACATCGAGAGGGGCGTGTGAGGGAGGATATGTAGCAAAGGGTGCACTTCGCTCTAACAGAATGGTgagggtgggagggggaggaagggaaaaGCCATTCATTTAATTCCTCATAAACGTTCAAGAAACCAAAGATTGGTTGAAGTGATGACGGAACAGATAGAACTGAAAGTGTCAGGGAAAGAAAATGAAGAAATCAGTATGGAAAGTTGTGGTCGTAGGATAGCTAAATGTACAGATCACTTGTCTGACAGAATTtgttttacattatgaagctgtTTCTGGTGTAGTTTACCCAAAATTGCATCCTTTCCCCAAGGATGGACGTAACTTATTAGTCTTTGCTGTGGTTGTCCGCGTATCTAAAAGATTAGAACGCAATCTGTCACTTTAAAAGGAGTTAACTCACCCCCTTCAGATCAAATGTGGTGTTCCACAGGGATCGATTCTTGGACTTGTACTATTTCTAGTTTACCAAACGCATCAAAACAACTTTCTCAGATTCTGTTTGCCAATAACATAAGGGACTTGAATTCCCAAAGAAATCTGCAAACCACACAGAAAAAACATAGCCTCCAAGACAGCAGACAACGCAGATACAACACTTGGCAACAGAAAAACAGCACACACTCTCCTATAAAAGGGTCACTAACTGTGACATTTTGACAGAGAAAAAAAGGTGGTGCTGCTTTGTCAAACATCACCAGAAATATAAATATTGGGTTTGTTTATTCTAAACCTGCGGTCATAGATGTAGTTATTGGGTTTGTTTATTCTAAACCTGCAGTCATAGATGTAGTTATTGGGCTTGTTTATTCTAAACCTGCGGTCATAGATGTAGTTAATGGGCTTGTTAATTCTAAACCTGCGGTCATAGATGTAGTTAATGGGTTTGTTTATTCTAAACCTGCGGTCATAGATGTAGTTATTGGGTTTGTTTATTCTAAACCTGTGGTCATAGATGTAGTTATTGGGCTTGTTAATTCTAAACCTGCAGTCATAGATGTAGTTAATGGGCTTGTTTATTCTAAACCTGTGGTCATAGATGTAGTTATTGGCCTTGTTAATTCTAAACCTGCGGTCATAGATGTAGTTAATGGGCTTGTTTATTCTAAACCTGCGGTCATAGATGTAGTTATTGGCCTTGTTAATTCTAAACCTGCGGTCATAGATGTAGTTAATGGGTTTGTTTATTCTAAACCTGTGGTCATAGATGTAGTTATTGGCCTTGTTAATTCTAAACCTGCGGTCATAGATGTAGTTATTGGGCTTGTTTATTCTAAACCTGTGGTCATAGATGTAGTTATTGGCCTTGTTAATTCTAAACCTGCGGTCATAGATGTAGTTATTGGCCTTGTTAATTCTAAACCTGCGGTCATAGATGTAGTTAATGGGTTTGTTTATTCTAAACCTGTGGTCATAGATGTAGTTATTGGCCTTGTTAATTCTAAACCTGCGGTCATAGATGTAGTTATTGGGCTTGTTAATTCTAAACCTGCGGTCATAGATGTAGTTATTGGCCTTGTTTATTCTAAACCTGCGGTCATAGATGTAGTTAATGGGTTTGTTTATTCTAAACCTGTGGTCATAGATGTAGTTATTGGCCTTGTTAATTCTAAACCTGCGGTCATAGATGTAGTTATTGGGCTTGTTTATTCTAAACCTGTGGTCATAGATGTAGTTATTGGGCTTGTTTATTCTAAACCTGCAGTCATAGATGTAGTTATTGGGCTTGTTAATTCTAAACCTGTGGTCATAGATGTAGTTAATGGGTTTGTTTATTCTAAACCTGCGGTCATAGATGTAGTTAATGGGTTTGTTTATTCTAAACCTGTGGTCATAGATGTAGTTAATGGGTTTGTTTATTCTAAACCTGTGGTCATAGATGTAGTTAATGGGTTTGTTTATTCTAAACCTGTGGTCATAGATGTAGTTAATGGGTTTGTTTATTCTAAACCTGTGGTCATAGATGTAGTTAATGGGTTTGTTTATTCTAAACCTGTGGTCATAGATGTAGTTATTGGGCTTGTTTATTCTAAACCTGTGGTCATAGATGTAGTTATTGGGCTTGTTTATTCTAAACCTGTGGTCATAGATGTAGTTATTGGGCTTGTTTATTCTAAACCTACAGTCATAGATCTAGTTAATGGGTTTGTTTATTCTAAACCTGCAGTCATAGATGTAGTTAATGGGTTTGTTTATTCTAAACCTGCAGTCATAGATGTAGTTAATGGGTTTGTTTATTCTAAACCTGTGGTCATAGATGTAGTTAATGGGTTTGTTTATTCTAAACCTGTGGTCATAGATGTAGTTATTGGGCTTGTTTATTCTAAACCTGCGGTCATAGATGCAGTTAATGGGTTTGTTTATTCTAAACCTGTGGTCATAGATGTAGTTAATGGGTTTGTTTATTCTAAACCTGCGGTCATAGATGTAGTTATTGGGCTTGTTAATTCTAAACCTGCGGTCATAGATGTAGTTATTGGGCTTGTTTATTCTAAACCTGCGGTCATAGATGTAGTTATTGGGCTTGTTTATTCTAAACCTGCGGTCATAGATGTAGTTATTGGGCTTGTTTATTCTAAACCTGCGGTCATAGATGTAGTTATTGGGCTTGTTTATTCTAAACCTGCGGTCATAGATGTTGTACAATACGAGGTTTTGTAATCAGTATTATTGGGAGCAATACTGTCTCATTTGATTTGTCGCAATAAAACCCTATGTAGCTAATGCAGAGTGGTTATTCATATTGTAATGGTCAAATTCAAAGCCAAATATAGATAAGTACATTGGTATCACTAGCACTGAATTTGTAGTGATAGTGATTGTCTTTACTAACAATCCTTCAATCTTGTGTGACAGTCTATATTCTGCAGTCACCTATTCCCTGAAATcaaccaccacacacactcacactcacacacgccaGGGAGGCAGCAGTACCGTGTGTGCTGCTGTAAGTGACTGAGCTGCCTGAATGTTTTCTGGCAGAAGGAGCAGGTGTAGGGCTTGGCCCCGCTGTGGATGCGGATGTGCTGGGACAGGTAGCTGGAGTTGGCGAACGACTTGGAGCAGTGGGGGCACTTGTGCGGCTTGGCCTCCGTGTGAGACTTGGCGTGGATCTGCATGTCCGACTTGCTGAAGAACGTCACCGCACACATCCGGCACCTGGAGGATGGGTAGGAGAGAACGGTAAACGGAAaacgagagaaacagagatatacTGTTTAGAGATGAGGATATGTTGAATGGGGAAGAACATAATCGGGTCAACTTGGGTAACAAATGATGAGTGTTAAGGACTAAAATGTATGTAAACACAAAGCCTGTAATCTACCTGTATGATTTGGTCCCATCTTTGTTCCCATGCTCATCCTCATCATTTGATAAGTCATAATGGTCGGCAGTGTGGTGCTgtaaacaaacacaaaacaatgttGTTTGTTTAATAAACAACGCTTTGCTTCACTAATCCTGAAGTAATGACACTACAATATGTAGCTTTAACCATTTTATCACTATGGATTGACTGGAGAGATGCAGTGATCTAACCCCCATGTAATACTGAAGATAACTTCGGTAGAGGcagcaagtcccgcctctcccatctcctcattggttcttaggagcatatacccacgtgggtgattgaaagatgaacgaggtccacactccagtccagttggttgcAGTAAGGCACCttgaagttggttgccaaccgccatataaaatccACAGAAATTACTggaaactaactaggtttccccttttatctgtggattaattgttggagtagagaaCACACGATTTTGTGTGAAtcaaaatgggtcaaaattctacaaagatccagcaacaaaaaaaaaaggacCACATAGATTTAACGTAGAATAACAACCcagtgtttatatcccaggagaAAATagcagcaacagcaagctagctagctaaatgtccatgaatgtttatGTGTTTCGACCTGTCATCAAATTAGTTGAGTTCGTTTTGaaatttcaacctgcgtgtcctcaccgtgtctggtgtggatggacaaaatcaacatgtacGTGATGGCACGTGCCCGGATAGTCAGCATGTTAGTTCTTATGTGACATCACTTCAAATCTCTTATCACCTGCCCCCCAGCAGCCAGGTGTGCCAGAATCAACGCATCACTTCCTGGGGGGAGGTTGGCGCCAGCCCTCTGCATCATCGACTTCTTCTTCCTGCCCCGCTTCCCGGGCGTTGGCATGACAACAGGAGGGATGACCAAATCCTCTTTCTTGTCTGAAACAGGGACATAAAAAACGGGATGgggaaaggagggatggagggaaggggagagaaagggggagaggaataCAGCTCTGATTAAAAGAGACCAAAAACCACACAACATATCCCATGGGCCTCTCTGCTTGGTGAGTAACATCCAAAGCGGTCTCTCCTGGTATGAAATGGTGAAAGCAACAACACGTGAGTGGTAAATCACCCCACAACACAGAGGCATTTTAATCTCTTCATATACTGGAACACCTGACAGACTTCACCGCTGCAAAAAAAGAATCGGTTACACTCAACTGCCTATTTGGACAGTGTTGCACAGCTACATAACGAAACAAAATTCATTTAGCTTTTTTTGAATGGGCCAGATACTGTAGTTTGTATGTATTGGATGTTATTCCAAGACAAAGATTTTCATCAACTTTTGGATGATCACATTCATGGATGGAACTACACCATCAGAGAACATAGCGAGGTCCTCCAGATAACTTCCTTGGACTATTAGTGGGAGGGCATCAGATCATATTCTTCCACTTTCAGATTGGGTTTTTGGAGTCAATATAACTCATATAACTATCGGACCATCAACAGGTCCCAGATCTGATCATCTTCATTATATGTTGTGCAATTTATAGTGTGAGTTTAAATACAGTGTTCAGTAAAACACTACATCCAAGCATCCTGCACATTTTAAgacattttatacattttcttTGTAGCGTATGACAGGGCTTacagcagcgtttcccaaactaggggtcgcCTGATTTGAAAATGGGGTCGCgcgcaaaaaaaaaaagaagtgcgCTTGGTTCATAGAACCAGGGTTACGTCAGTGACCTCTGGTAGCCGCTAGATGCGGTTGTAATAAACAGAGTggtttctgttttcttcctacaCATATCTTTTGAACCGTTTTAGCTACAACATATTATGACCCTGTCACTGAAAGATAAGACTCCACATGTGTGGATGTGTCTGACGTTTCCCTCTATAATGCCCACATGCCGCGCACGAGTCATTAGAATAAATTATTTCTACACAGAAGATCATATACAATTATCGCCTGATGGTCTTCTGAACTTCCCAAAACCTTTCTGATACATGTCAGTCACATCAAACCATACTTCcttactgtcagactgatgttaTAGACCGTCATAGCCCCAATTAAAATattatacaacaacaaaaaaagagatCAAAATGGGGTCGCGGGCCAAAACCGTTTGGGAACCTCTGCCTTACATTATCTCAGCGCAGACAAGTCATTTAAAAAGCAACTCAACCGCACATCCAAACCAGGCTTCAAACAGTCCAGAGTGCAGGTAAACACAACCACAGGACTGGCCATAGGCTAAGGCTGCAGATGCTTTACTGCTAAGCAGCAGGGATGGATGATGGCATATGGGGAGGAAGTAGTCAGCTAGGTGGGACAgggtggaggggagatggagctGGGTACTCACTGTGGCTgtagaagtagagagaggagtgctggctgctctctgacagaaaccgagagaagaggagaacacaCTCAACACACGGAGCTCACTACCcggctcgctccctccctctctctctctcaccgcagagggtgggggggctgGATCAGGTCAAGGGTTAGTGGCTGGCTGCTGGCAGCGCGTTGCCGGGGTTAGCTCAAGCAGcaatgtgtgttactgtgtgtttgtttgtgtgcgtgtaATGCATGTCTGTGAGTGTTGAGGGTTGAAGTTTGTGACTAGAAGGTGGTTCCACCTTTTCTGGGTCAGCCCATATCAACAAAGGGATGaaataaaatgcaaataaatgctcAAATGAATGAATGTCTATATGTGAGTGTGTGCCAGTGAGTCTGCTTTGCTTGTTGATAAGCCAGGAAAGGTTTGCAAGCCACTCAGGCACACAACCTATCACAGTGCGGGTTTTGGGGAACGGGTTTTGGGGAACGGGGGAATGCGGTGGAGGTTTTACCTGTGTTTGTGGGGTGTAGTGCGGACACTATCATGGTGTTGGCAGGGGGTCCGGGCACGAAAGATTGTGTGGAGGTGGGTTGAGAGACCAGGGTGCCTTGGGGAGTGGTTATCACTAGCCccgctgagagggagagagagacggtgacATGACTGCACCACACCCCTCCCAGGAAGAGCCGaggcacacattacacacacaatgACATACTGAGAACGTTTAAGTTGGTTCTTTCTGTATCTTTGAATATATAATACGATTAGaccagacagaaacagggaggagaCACGCATAGAACAACCACAGAGGATCGCCAGACAAAACGGACACCGGCAGCGTGTCTTGTTTACTCACCTGCCGTCATGATGCCCGTGGACTGGACGGGCACCACCGTGATATTCTGTGAGGTGTGCGGCTGGTGCAGGTGACCGCCTACGGCGTTCAATTGGACGCCACCGCCTCCACCTTCCTGTTTGGGCACCACCCGGCCTCCCGCGTCCATGGTGAGCACGGCGGCGGGATAGTGCGAGGAGTGAGGGAACGACGGAGAACCCTTATTGTCCGGACCCAACTGCTCCTTCATCTTGTTCAGGAACATGGCGTTTTCAATCTAGAGCGGAGGGGGGGGTAGTAGTTGATCgtgaaggaggggtggaaaagAGAAAGACAGGCAATAGAGAGAATGGGGTGAGATGCCAAAAGGAAATGAATAGCGGTGGTAGAGGTTGATAAGGgaagtaggagagaggaggggcagaAGTGATCATTTGGGGAGGCCCGTTGTTTTGTTACTTACATATGTATTACAGTGAATTTGATGTTTTGCCATCCTCACCTAAGGTGCAAGCTCATTATTTGTTAGCGTAAAACTAACAAGTATTATTTCTTTATTTGCGACACCACCATGTACATTTCAAGATAAGGTCCAGTAATAAGGTTTCTACCTGTCCTTGTACTGTGGGAACGGGAGACCAAAAGTATGATGAGTTGAAATGGGAATCTTCCATTATTTCTGTAATTGAAAAGCAACATAACTTATAAACACCTGCTCGCTCTGCGTCATCAGTCGAAACGAGACCATGCCCATCTCAACTGATGTCTCTGGCCAAAGTTCTTGGTCTCTCGCAACTGCTAAGCATTTCCAAGAAGCCGAGTAAAAGAAATGAGAGTTTTGCTCAAGGGAATGGGGGACGTTGAACGATACAAATGCTGAGCCAACACTGTTTTCTTCACTGGCATGCATTTTGTCCACTGCCAATAGATTTAACTAAAGATAGAAAAGTGTGAGCCATATTGATTGCAAGTCTCCATGGCCCCCAGACGGAGCGTGTCGTTGTTGGTCAGGATTGTAAATGGCACATTATTGTTTACATACAAATAAATGCATGCAGAGCGCAGTAGTGGGGGTGTACATAAAGAGTGTTTCATCAATGGCTACTTATAACCTCTAGCAGTCTACAGATGAGATCATAACAAAAAAATATGGATACATTGTATTGAATGCATAATAGAATATTTAGCTGAAATATTTTAAAATGCTATGCAACTCCCTGAAACCTTTGGCTAGCTTCTCTCACTGAGCTACATGGCAGGAGTGGGCACTACAAATAGCAAGGAACAATGGCAAGTCTGTCATTGAAAACAATCCCGATAGGTGTATAACGGGGAAGTTATTTATTGGAGCTTTGTAACTCAATACAGAAACAGAGACGTGTCTGCTAACAATTCTGATGGGGAATATTGAGTTATGTTAAGTTATAGTATTTCCTATCCCAGGCCATGGCACACATAAGACAGATTGCCAGCCAACGGGATAGCCACCACTACCTACATTAAACACTCGTCTACCCTTTATTTTAGCTAACTGGCTGGTGGCAAGCTTGACAGACTACTATTGATGTTAGCTAGCAACAACAGAGGAGTGAAATCtgagctagttagctaacgtagAAGCTACCTAGCTCCTTgaggttagctagctacagtagctaacttGCCTCCATTAATTTCagtattgttagctagcttgctactaTGCGGCCTATTTTTAAGTCGACAATAAACAAATAAACTTCCGCTTGAAAACAACAATGTCACAACCCCTacgcctccatccctctccctgttcGTCACACTgtgagaataaaaaaaaaaaaaacgagaaAAAAACGTCGACGCCAATGCCCCTGTGCGAGACGCAGTTTCATGTAGACTTCCGGCTATCCAGACAGAGGGGAGTAGCAGCTCATATGAGTTGCTCTGTCAAACAGAAATAATTAACGATTGAGTAATAACTCGATGTTAATTACCGGTGTTGGCGATTCCCTCTCAACCCCGGGGCTCCCTCGGGTTGGGACAGTTCGGAAACTCAGTCCAAATCCGCCCAAACCCTCAGATTCTCCGAATATTTTTTCCtcgattttttttctttttccctCTTGTGGGTCTGCTCCGCTCTACACTTCCGGTGCCGAGAAATTTATTTCCGGTCTTTGGGGACGTATAGAACTATTTAAATTAATATGATCATATATTAGATGATTATTTAGATGAATTTATGATGATATGAAATGTACTTGTTATTGCTGGTAGCCTTCCACTATCAATGATGGCTGATAAAGGTATACCACACTACAGGCAAAGAaaggggttcccaaacttgttTCCCTGGTCTTATTTCCAGAAAGgtgcaatatttttttatttataaatgatACTCCCCATCATAtatgttttggactctctctacagcacctgctgcctctatctctgaatgatcggctatgaaaagccaactgacatttactcctgaggtgctgacctgttgcaccctctacaaccactgtgattattattatctgaccctgctggtcatctatgaacgtttgaacatcttggccatgttctgttataatctccgcccggcacagccagaagaggactgtccacccctcagagcctggttcctctctaggtttcttcctaggttccggcctttctagggagtttttcctagccactgtgcttctacatctgcattgcttgctgtttggggtcttaggctgggtttctgtacagcactttgtgacatcggctgatgtaaaaagggctttataaatacatttgattgaatttgattgataTATTGTTCCCTCATTATGTTGTAGCGAACGGAGGGAGCAGGAGGTGCACCCTGGTCTCTGGCATGAATACCCTGGTCTTCCATTTGGTAGAAATTGTAATCTACCACAGATCGCTACACTGCCCTCTCCAAACGAGAAGCTACATCCCCTTGCTTTCCCTAACCTCAGCCCCCTTACCCTACTCATCGTGCTATTAGGCTAAACCACTTTAAACCACCATCGCAACAATatactgttccctatcagatatTGCTTTCCCATCACATAGGCCTACTGTTTTTCCCCCATCATGGCCATCATTGACATTGCTACCAGTGACGTGAACAACAGGTGGACACGATGGCCTTAAACCTACTTCATTCCTGCTCAGACATGACCACGCACCAGACAACCCTGAATAGCCTGGGATACATGGGTCCAAGCCAGCAAAATATCACTAAACCCATGTAATTGCAAAACCACCTTCGCCAAAAGACCTCAACCTATAGTCTCTGATGGGTAACATCACGGGTGAACAGTATTTGACAGGGAACAGTATATGATGAGAGAACAATGTATtttaggaacagtaggttttgaTGAATGTGAAAATGGTTAGAATTTATGTATTTAAtctataacataataataatagtaatcatcatcatcataatcccTCGACTAACCGGgtgcccctgcatattgactctgtactggtaacccctgtatatagcctcactattgctattcttattttacattttacatttacatttacgtcatttagcagacgctcttatccagagcgacttacaaattggtgcattcaccttatgatatccagtggaacaatcaCTTTACAATAGCACATCTATGGTTAGAAGgattatcctatcccaggtattccttaaagaggtgggtttTCAGGTGTctacagaaggtggtgattgactccgctgtcctggcgtcgtgagggagcttgttccaccattggggtgccagagcagcgaacagttttgactgggctgagcgggaactgtgcttccgcagaggtaggggggccagcaggccagaggtggatgaacgcagtgcccttgtttgggtgtagggcctgatcagagcatgaaggtacggaggtgccgctaccctcacagctccgtagacaagcaccatggtcttgtagcagatgcgagcttcaactggaagccagtggagtgtgcggaggagcggggtacgtgagagaacttgggaaggttgaacaccagatgggctgcggcgatctggatgagttgtaggggtttaagtgcacaggcagggagccccgccaacagggagttgcagtaatccagacgggagatgacaagtgcctggattaggacctgcgccgcttcctgtgtaaggcagggtcgtactctgcgaatgttgtatagcatgaacctacaggatcgggtcaccgccttgatgttagcggagaacaacagggtgttgtccagggtcatgccgaggctcttagcactctgggaggaggacacaatggagttgtccaccgtgatggtgagatcatggaaagggcagtccttccccgggaggaagagcagctccggtttgccgaggttcagcttgaggtggtgatccgtcatccacactgatatgtctgccagacatgcagagatgcgattcaccacctggttatcagaagggggaaaggagaggattaattgtgtgtcgtctgcgtagcaatgataggagagaccatgtgaggatatgacagagccaagtgacttggtgtatagcgagaataggagagggcctagaactgagccctgggggacaccagtggtgagagcacgtggtgcggagacggattctcgccacgccacctggtaggagcgacctgtcaggtaggatgcaatccaagagtaagccgcgccggagatacccagctcggagagggtggagaggaggatctgatggttcacagtatcaaaggcagcagataggtctagaaggatgagagcagaggaaagagagttagctttagcagtgcggagagcctccgtgactcagagaagagcagtctcagttgaatgaccagccttgaaacctgactgatttggatcaagaaggtcattctgagagagatagcaggagagctggccaaggacggcacgttcaagagttttggagagaaaagaaagaagggatactggtctgtagttattgacatcggagggatcgagtgtaggttttttgagaaggtgtgcaactctcgctctcttgaagacggaagggacgtagccagcggtcaaggatgagttgatgatcgaggtgaggtaagggaggtctccggaaatggtctggagaagagaggaggggatagggtcaagcgggcaggttgttgggcggccggccgtcacaagacgcaagatttcatctggagagagaggggagaaagaggtcaaaacatagggtagggcaatgtgagcaggaccagcggtgtcgtttgacttaacaaacgaggatcggatgtcgtcgaccttcttttcaaaatggttgacgaagtcatccgcagagagggaggagggggggggaggggaggaggattcaggagggaggagaaggtggcaaagagcttcctagggttagaggcagatgcttggaagttattttactgctgatgtttaattatttgttactttttttttacttaacacgtttttttcttaacttcttattgcattgttggttaagggcttgtaagtaagaatttcactgttgtattcagcgcatttgacaaatacaatttgataatCATCATaattcataaaaaatatataatttgccAATGTGTTGTGGAAATATTTCTCGAGGAAAAAGCTAGATTTTAAAGAATTCAAACAGAATAAAAAAACTGGTTTACATAATAattaaatgtgtttgtttttcttatctctcaATTCCAGGTATTCCGTCTTGACTGTATCTGACTCAAGATTCATATTAAATCTGCTCATATTtaacaaaatattgttattttatagAGCCACGCTGAATAATCAGagctatatttatattttatattcgatATTTAATTTCAATGATCCCACCATGACTGATCA
This genomic interval from Salmo salar chromosome ssa27, Ssal_v3.1, whole genome shotgun sequence contains the following:
- the LOC106588408 gene encoding zinc finger protein 384 isoform X1 yields the protein MEDSHFNSSYFWSPVPTVQGQIENAMFLNKMKEQLGPDNKGSPSFPHSSHYPAAVLTMDAGGRVVPKQEGGGGGVQLNAVGGHLHQPHTSQNITVVPVQSTGIMTAAGLVITTPQGTLVSQPTSTQSFVPGPPANTMIVSALHPTNTESSQHSSLYFYSHNKKEDLVIPPVVMPTPGKRGRKKKSMMQRAGANLPPGSDALILAHLAAGGQHHTADHYDLSNDEDEHGNKDGTKSYRCRMCAVTFFSKSDMQIHAKSHTEAKPHKCPHCSKSFANSSYLSQHIRIHSGAKPYTCSFCQKTFRQLSHLQQHTRNHTEGKPHKCPHCSKSFANSSYLAQHIRIHSGAKPYTCSFCQKTFRQLSHLQQHHRIHTGDRPYKCIHPGCEKAFTQLSNLQSHRRQHNKDKPYKCHNCNRGYTDAASLEVHLSTHTVKHAKLYSCGLCNRAYTSETYLMKHMRKHNPDPLTVAAAVAAQQAQGHTPGGAGKGRGRGRGSGANIGGGGPGGAGQNPGQNQPQNPNNPQQGSYSQTEGVPCPFDLHQYKTVSVTDLSAHKDLCLTVSTSAIQVEHMNS
- the LOC106588408 gene encoding zinc finger protein 384 isoform X2, with product MEDSHFNSSYFWSPVPTVQGQIENAMFLNKMKEQLGPDNKGSPSFPHSSHYPAAVLTMDAGGRVVPKQEGGGGGVQLNAVGGHLHQPHTSQNITVVPVQSTGIMTAAGLVITTPQGTLVSQPTSTQSFVPGPPANTMIVSALHPTNTDKKEDLVIPPVVMPTPGKRGRKKKSMMQRAGANLPPGSDALILAHLAAGGQHHTADHYDLSNDEDEHGNKDGTKSYRCRMCAVTFFSKSDMQIHAKSHTEAKPHKCPHCSKSFANSSYLSQHIRIHSGAKPYTCSFCQKTFRQLSHLQQHTRNHTEGKPHKCPHCSKSFANSSYLAQHIRIHSGAKPYTCSFCQKTFRQLSHLQQHHRIHTGDRPYKCIHPGCEKAFTQLSNLQSHRRQHNKDKPYKCHNCNRGYTDAASLEVHLSTHTVKHAKLYSCGLCNRAYTSETYLMKHMRKHNPDPLTVAAAVAAQQAQGHTPGGAGKGRGRGRGSGANIGGGGPGGAGQNPGQNQPQNPNNPQQGSYSQTEGVPCPFDLHQYKTVSVTDLSAHKDLCLTVSTSAIQVEHMNS
- the LOC106588408 gene encoding zinc finger protein 384 isoform X3, translated to MFLNKMKEQLGPDNKGSPSFPHSSHYPAAVLTMDAGGRVVPKQEGGGGGVQLNAVGGHLHQPHTSQNITVVPVQSTGIMTAAGLVITTPQGTLVSQPTSTQSFVPGPPANTMIVSALHPTNTESSQHSSLYFYSHNKKEDLVIPPVVMPTPGKRGRKKKSMMQRAGANLPPGSDALILAHLAAGGQHHTADHYDLSNDEDEHGNKDGTKSYRCRMCAVTFFSKSDMQIHAKSHTEAKPHKCPHCSKSFANSSYLSQHIRIHSGAKPYTCSFCQKTFRQLSHLQQHTRNHTEGKPHKCPHCSKSFANSSYLAQHIRIHSGAKPYTCSFCQKTFRQLSHLQQHHRIHTGDRPYKCIHPGCEKAFTQLSNLQSHRRQHNKDKPYKCHNCNRGYTDAASLEVHLSTHTVKHAKLYSCGLCNRAYTSETYLMKHMRKHNPDPLTVAAAVAAQQAQGHTPGGAGKGRGRGRGSGANIGGGGPGGAGQNPGQNQPQNPNNPQQGSYSQTEGVPCPFDLHQYKTVSVTDLSAHKDLCLTVSTSAIQVEHMNS
- the LOC106588408 gene encoding zinc finger protein 384 isoform X4, whose protein sequence is MEDSHFNSSYFWSPVPTVQGQIENAMFLNKMKEQLGPDNKGSPSFPHSSHYPAAVLTMDAGGRVVPKQEGGGGGVQLNAVGGHLHQPHTSQNITVVPVQSTGIMTAAGLVITTPQGTLVSQPTSTQSFVPGPPANTMIVSALHPTNTESSQHSSLYFYSHNKKEDLVIPPVVMPTPGKRGRKKKSMMQRAGANLPPGSDALILAHLAAGGQHHTADHYDLSNDEDEHGNKDGTKSYRCRMCAVTFFSKSDMQIHAKSHTEAKPHKCPHCSKSFANSSYLSQHIRIHSGAKPYTCSFCQKTFRQLSHLQQHTRIHTGDRPYKCIHPGCEKAFTQLSNLQSHRRQHNKDKPYKCHNCNRGYTDAASLEVHLSTHTVKHAKLYSCGLCNRAYTSETYLMKHMRKHNPDPLTVAAAVAAQQAQGHTPGGAGKGRGRGRGSGANIGGGGPGGAGQNPGQNQPQNPNNPQQGSYSQTEGVPCPFDLHQYKTVSVTDLSAHKDLCLTVSTSAIQVEHMNS